The nucleotide sequence TGTAAAGACCTACTCAAACAACATGAGCGACTTCGTTTGAATTCCAATAAACTCACCTCTAGTGGGGAGTCTGGTTCATCCAGGATGTTCTGTTCATTCTGCATCCGCTGCATCGTCCCTGTACAACTGGGGTCCATTATCAGTACGTTCTGACTACAGGGTCTGGCGAACTGACAGTCACTCTTTCTGGAGTCAGTCGTCCTGCACACCTCGTAATTGTACACGTGCTGTAGAGTTCCTGTCCCCAAAGTGTCTGCGTAACGCGGTGGATAATACGGAATAACCGGGAGGTTGGAATGATAGAGGATGCGTGACTGTCTCCATCTGTATATTTTCACTGATATAATAACCACTAAACATGTGATGAACAGAAATGAGACTACAGCCAAAGCCAAGACTAAGTAAAAAGTCAGGTTGTCGTTGTACTCCTTGTCGTGCGTAAAGTCAGTGAACTCCGAGAGCACTTCAGGGAAGCTGTCCGCCACCGCCACGTTAACATTAACTGTAGCTGAACGAGAGGGCTGCCCGTTGTCCTCCACTACAACAGTGAGTCTTTGTTTCACAGCATCTTTATCATTAACTTGGCGTATAGTTCTTATTTCCCCATTCTGTAAGCCCACTTCAAACAGCGCCCTGTCTGTCGCTTTCTGCAGTTTATACGAGAGCCAGGCATTCTGCCCGGAGTCCACATCAACAGCCACCACTTTAGTCACAAGATAGCCAACATCTGCTGAACGAGGTACCATTTCAGCCACCAGGGAGCTGCTAGTCTGGACTGGATACAGAACCTGAGGCGCGTTGTCATTCTGATCATGGATACTAATTTTGACTGTGGCATTGCTGCTGAGAAGAGGAGAGCCTCCATCTTGAGCTTTGATATACATCTCAAATGATTTAGTTTGCTCATAATCGAAGGAGCGCACCGCCTGGATAACACCTGTCTCTGCATTAACGGAGATGTAAGACGATATTGGATTTCCATTTAAATAAGATTCTATGAGCAGGTAGGACACGCGTGCATTTTGACCCCAATCTAAGTCGTGGGCCCTCACAGAAAACACTGAGACCCCCGGAGAGTTGTTTTCCATCACATTAGCAGTGTATAAACTCAGCTCAAAAACGGGCGCATTGTCATTAACATCTGAGATTCTCAGTGTGATGGTTTTACTCGCCGAGAGGGGCGGGGTACCCTCATCTACGGCTGTGAATGTGATGTTATATTCGACATTGCGCTCTCTGTCTAAAACACCATCTGTGACAAGGGTGTAATAGCTCTTTAAAGACGACTGGATGGCAAACGGGATCTTAGTATTTATCGAACAATCTACCTTTCCGTTTTTATCAGAATCGATGTCTTTGACATTTATTATAGCCACGGTAGTGCCACTAACCGCATCCTCGGATACTGGACTAGAGAATGACGTCAGTGTAATCAAGGGGACATTGTCGTTCACATCAATAACGTCAATTATTACTTTTGTGGACGCACTTTGTCCTCCTTGGTCTTTGGCTTGTACGCCAAGTTCGTAGTGTTTATTCTTTTCATAATCAATTGGTCCACTGACTGTTATGTCTCCTGTATTTTCATGCAATGCAAAAAGCTCAGCAAAATTATTAGACATGCGAGTAAAATAGTAAGTAACTTGTCCATATAAGCCTTCGTCTCTGTCTGTTGCGCGGATGGTTGTCACTAAAgttcctttaggtgcattttctGTTACTGTTGCCTTGAAATTAGGTTGTGTAAAAACGGGGACATTATCATTGGCATCAAGTACTGATATTTGTATTTTAAGTGCCCCGGATCTCTGCGGTTCACCGCCATCCACAGCAGTCAATGTCAGATGCAGGTTATCATTTTTCTCTCGGTCTAAAGGCGCATACAGATACATCTCCACATATTTACTGCCGTCGGGACCAGTCTGGATTTTAATGTTGAAATTATCGGTAGGGTGCAATGTGTAGCCTTGAAGCGCGTTGATACCAACGTCAGGATCTGTCGCACTCTCCTGCAATATCTGTGTCCCCGGTAGAGCAGACTCAGAGATATCTAATTTGATTTCCTTTTCGTTGAAAAAGGGGGCATTATCGTTAACATCTAGTATTTCTACTAGAATACTATGCAGCTGCATCGGATTCATCAGAATCATCTCGAAGCTCAAGCTGCAGGGCGATGTCTGCCCGCAAAGCTGCTCcctgtctatcctctctcccaCGACCAAGGTCCCTTTGTCTACATCCAACCTGATATACTCGCTGCTGTCACCACTAACAATGCGAGCACCTCCCGATTTCATTTGTTTAGCATTCGTTCCTAAATCCTCCGCCACATTTCCAACAAACGAGCCTTTTCTCATCTCCTCTTGAATAGAATAACGAATCTGCCCGAGCATCATCTGGAAGAGGCTAACAAGAATAAAGGCCTGTACTTGCCGTTTGATACAGCGCTCATTTCTGGCAGAAGCCGTGACGTCGAACCAACGCATCGAAATCCACATTATACAATAAGTCCACACAAGCTGTAAACAAATGCGATGAAACACTGCTGGTCAATGTTGAGGTTCTTAGAATCCATCAATGTAAAAAGCTGGCGTCGACAAAACAGAATACTGAAAAAGGGAGATCCAAGAGTGCGTTCGTGATGGTCCCTCAATCACTGACATAATGAGAGAATATGGGCAGTACAGAGGAAGTGTAGCAGTATTTAAATCGACTAAAGTTTGTTTTTAAAGACCAACAGCGGCTCTCGGAGCCCACAATAGGAATAGCTAGCTGGTCGTCACTCAATGTGAAGACGTGAGAAACGCATGCATATTTTCTCAAAGTTATGAATCAGAAACCGACTTTTcaaatattacaaataaaaaaaatgttatttgcaTGAGGAGAAAGAACACAAAGGGATAGATTATGTAAAAAAAAGCCTACACCACTTCTCAGATGTTCCTACAAACCGGAGGCACAAAATGCCAGATGACACCGATGACCAAAGGAAGTTTAGTGGCATTTCAACATACACTGATGTATTCCTAGGACACAATTGGACATATTGAGATGTAATCAAACGCAATTTGCTATAATTTAAACTAGTTTAACTCACCTCTATTGGGGAGTCTGGTTCATCCAGGATGTTCTGT is from Oncorhynchus masou masou isolate Uvic2021 chromosome 32, UVic_Omas_1.1, whole genome shotgun sequence and encodes:
- the LOC135526846 gene encoding protocadherin gamma-A2-like is translated as MWISMRWFDVTASARNERCIKRQVQAFILVSLFQMMLGQIRYSIQEEMRKGSFVGNVAEDLGTNAKQMKSGGARIVSGDSSEYIRLDVDKGTLVVGERIDREQLCGQTSPCSLSFEMILMNPMQLHSILVEILDVNDNAPFFNEKEIKLDISESALPGTQILQESATDPDVGINALQGYTLHPTDNFNIKIQTGPDGSKYVEMYLYAPLDREKNDNLHLTLTAVDGGEPQRSGALKIQISVLDANDNVPVFTQPNFKATVTENAPKGTLVTTIRATDRDEGLYGQVTYYFTRMSNNFAELFALHENTGDITVSGPIDYEKNKHYELGVQAKDQGGQSASTKVIIDVIDVNDNVPLITLTSFSSPVSEDAVSGTTVAIINVKDIDSDKNGKVDCSINTKIPFAIQSSLKSYYTLVTDGVLDRERNVEYNITFTAVDEGTPPLSASKTITLRISDVNDNAPVFELSLYTANVMENNSPGVSVFSVRAHDLDWGQNARVSYLLIESYLNGNPISSYISVNAETGVIQAVRSFDYEQTKSFEMYIKAQDGGSPLLSSNATVKISIHDQNDNAPQVLYPVQTSSSLVAEMVPRSADVGYLVTKVVAVDVDSGQNAWLSYKLQKATDRALFEVGLQNGEIRTIRQVNDKDAVKQRLTVVVEDNGQPSRSATVNVNVAVADSFPEVLSEFTDFTHDKEYNDNLTFYLVLALAVVSFLFITCLVVIISVKIYRWRQSRILYHSNLPVIPYYPPRYADTLGTGTLQHVYNYEVCRTTDSRKSDCQFARPCSQNVLIMDPSCTGTMQRMQNEQNILDEPDSPLEGRC